The Acropora muricata isolate sample 2 chromosome 5, ASM3666990v1, whole genome shotgun sequence genome includes a window with the following:
- the LOC136918099 gene encoding dermatopontin-like isoform X1 encodes MSLPFQTTMKGSRFVVLLPLVVTLEMLLFTESDGWWSRRRCSSARPSFPRWVNGWQEDFKFSCPTSNSIKVWQSQHRNCKEDRIHYFKCKYGPFAYRHRHCSSSSHYANDYDRPLAFKCAHNGVITGVKSTYSAGHRDRRFSFRCCHKKGYIAHTCKHTVIQNKWDKGMKYTVPWGYDLVGAFSEHNNYMEDRIWKFEICKFSKVPKGMRV; translated from the exons ATGAG tttACCTTTTCAGACGACTATGAAGGGAAGTCGATTTGTTGTACTTTTGCCGTTGGTAGTTACGCTTGAGATGCTGCTTTTCACAGAATCCGACGGATGGTGGAGTCGCCGTCGATGCAGCTCGGCTCGTCCTTCTTTCCCTAGATGGGTCAACGGCTGGCAAGAAGATTTCAAATTCAGCTGCCCCACCA GTAATTCCATAAAGGTTTGGCAAAGCCAGCACAGAAACTGCAAGGAAGATCGTATTCATTACTTTAAATGCAAGTACGGTCCGTTTGCCTATCGACACAGGCACTGTTCATCTTCATCACATTATGCGAACGACTATGACAGACCTCTGGCTTTCAAATGCGCTCATAATGGCGTCATCACAGGTGTGAAAAGTACCTATAGTGCTGGACATAGAGATCGCAG GTTTTCATTCCGTTGTTGCCATAAGAAAGGCTATATTGCACACACCTGCAAGCACACAGTCATACAGAACAAATGGGACAAGGGAATGAAATATACGGTTCCATGGGGGTACGACTTGGTGGGAGCTTTCAGTGAGCATAATAACTACATGGA GGATCGTATCTGGAAATTTGAGATCTGCAAGTTTTCTAAGGTCCCCAAAGGGATGAGAGTCTGA
- the LOC136918099 gene encoding dermatopontin-like isoform X2, with translation MKGSRFVVLLPLVVTLEMLLFTESDGWWSRRRCSSARPSFPRWVNGWQEDFKFSCPTSNSIKVWQSQHRNCKEDRIHYFKCKYGPFAYRHRHCSSSSHYANDYDRPLAFKCAHNGVITGVKSTYSAGHRDRRFSFRCCHKKGYIAHTCKHTVIQNKWDKGMKYTVPWGYDLVGAFSEHNNYMEDRIWKFEICKFSKVPKGMRV, from the exons ATGAAGGGAAGTCGATTTGTTGTACTTTTGCCGTTGGTAGTTACGCTTGAGATGCTGCTTTTCACAGAATCCGACGGATGGTGGAGTCGCCGTCGATGCAGCTCGGCTCGTCCTTCTTTCCCTAGATGGGTCAACGGCTGGCAAGAAGATTTCAAATTCAGCTGCCCCACCA GTAATTCCATAAAGGTTTGGCAAAGCCAGCACAGAAACTGCAAGGAAGATCGTATTCATTACTTTAAATGCAAGTACGGTCCGTTTGCCTATCGACACAGGCACTGTTCATCTTCATCACATTATGCGAACGACTATGACAGACCTCTGGCTTTCAAATGCGCTCATAATGGCGTCATCACAGGTGTGAAAAGTACCTATAGTGCTGGACATAGAGATCGCAG GTTTTCATTCCGTTGTTGCCATAAGAAAGGCTATATTGCACACACCTGCAAGCACACAGTCATACAGAACAAATGGGACAAGGGAATGAAATATACGGTTCCATGGGGGTACGACTTGGTGGGAGCTTTCAGTGAGCATAATAACTACATGGA GGATCGTATCTGGAAATTTGAGATCTGCAAGTTTTCTAAGGTCCCCAAAGGGATGAGAGTCTGA
- the LOC136918095 gene encoding mucin-like protein, protein MCSSRKFLPTFTFSLVLCCVFIGTYYCFTQATTDGGYTEWSAWANCTKTCGEGVQVRYRSCSNPSPGRYGKDCYRFGPNEDTKPCFLRICPVDGKYSDWGPFSVCDKPCNGGKQVRTRQCNNPPPVFGGRPCEGPDKEEKDCNTNPCVPVNGGFTEWGSYSACSVTCGKGKMTRTRSCTNPAPLYGGKGCDGPDSETADCNKEPCPQQQQGKAASQAPKPAGKAPENAQQSAKPA, encoded by the coding sequence ATGTGCTCGTCCCGAAAGTTTCTACCGACCTTCACTTTCTCGCTCGTTCTTTGCTGTGTTTTCATAGGAACTTATTACTGTTTTACCCAAGCAACAACCGATGGAGGTTATACCGAATGGTCAGCTTGGGCAAATTGTACGAAGACATGCGGGGAAGGCGTCCAAGTGAGGTATCGCTCGTGTAGCAATCCCTCGCCGGGAAGATACGGCAAAGATTGTTATCGCTTTGGTCCAAATGAAGACACCAAACCTTGCTTCTTGAGAATTTGCCCCGTAGATGGAAAATACTCCGACTGGGGACCATTTTCTGTTTGTGACAAGCCTTGCAATGGAGGAAAGCAAGTTCGAACAAGACAGTGTAATAACCCACCGCCTGTTTTCGGAGGTAGACCTTGCGAAGGCCCTGATAAGGAAGAAAAAGATTGTAACACCAACCCGTGTGTGCCGGTCAATGGAGGTTTTACTGAATGGGGATCATACAGTGCTTGTTCTGTAACTTGTGGCAAAGGAAAAATGACAAGAACGAGGAGTTGCACTAATCCAGCACCTCTTTACGGAGGGAAAGGGTGCGATGGACCAGACAGTGAGACAGCAGACTGTAACAAGGAGCCATGTCCGCAACAGCAACAAGGGAAAGCTGCTTCTCAAGCGCCAAAACCGGCCGGCAAAGCTCCCGAAAATGCCCAACAGTCAGCAAAGCCAGCGTGA